In one window of Arachis ipaensis cultivar K30076 chromosome B06, Araip1.1, whole genome shotgun sequence DNA:
- the LOC107645448 gene encoding uncharacterized protein LOC107645448 isoform X1, whose protein sequence is MKEIEKRKTARNSETKSSRRTVRKENILQDNSSKTLSEKGTESKAPLARQTAKSFTSDSNTVSENSETYENMVIHYVDDVNRSEEVPVEMKVNEMVASESKNKVVDGHSSDMEKERNDGNEEVSDTETVKDSVSSQGDSFTNEDDENSEKASKDPKSKVRVAPIEGNRRLRERSDRKTNKQAAKVSNGNQKKPINSNKGPSRVTNKNTPSTNFKAVKAPAKLSSELSDGNGIDEKSVHVVKEIDIVDGSSNGAQSVGSEDESNETVDVEVKVEHEDNAAMQSKIEEMEVRIEKLEEELREVAALEVSLYSVVPEHGSSAHKVHTPARRLSRLYIHACKHWTQDRRATIAKNTVSGLILVAKSCGNDVSRLTYWLSNTVVLREILSQAFGSSFQTSHLVRLAESNGKSTALKWKVGSIGKQGKGFVKFVEDWQETGTFGSALERVESWIFSRLVESVWWQALTPYMQSPVGDSSNKSIGRLWGPSLGDQKQGSFSMNLWRNAFQDAFQRLCPVRAGGHECGCLPVLARMVMEQCIARLDVAMFNAILRESALEIPTDPVSDPIVDSKVLPIPAGDLSFGSGAQMKNSVGNWSRWLTDMFGMDVEDCLQDQESGENDESRDNDSKPKSFLLLNDLSDLLMLPKDMLMDKQVRREVCPSITLSLIIRVLCNFTPDEFCPDPVPGIVLESLHEEFMAERKLSPESARSFPYAAAPVFYVPPSSANVAEKVAEAGGKSHLERNASAVQKRGYTSDEELEELDSPLTSIIDKMPSSPTVTANGEGHHNEQGSITNVRYQLLREVWST, encoded by the exons ATGAAAGAAATTGAGAAGAGAAAAACTGCAAGGAATAGTGAGACCAAGAGTTCGAGAAGAACAGTAAGGAAAGAGAATATATTGCAAGATAATTCATCCAAAACATTAAGCGAAAAAGGAACAGAATCTAAGGCACCCCTGGCTAGACAAACCGCAAAAAGTTTTACAAGTGATTCAAACACGGTCTCAGAGAATTCGGAAACTTATGAAAACATGGTTATACATTATGTGGATGATGTTAACAGGTCTGAGGAGGTACCTGTTGAGATGAAAGTTAATGAAATGGTAGCTAGTGAAAGCAAAAATAAAGTAGTTGATGGTCATTCCAGCGATATGGAGAAAGAGCGAAATGATGGGAATGAAGAAGTGTCAGATACGGAGACAGTAAAGGATTCAGTATCATCACAAGGTGATTCTTTCACAAATGAGGATGATGAAAATTCTGAAAAAGCTTCTAAAGATCCCAAAAGTAAGGTTAGAGTAGCTCCTATAGAAGGCAATCGTCGATTAAGGGAGAGATCTGATAGAAAAACTAATAAACAAGCAGCAAAGGTATCCAATGGTAATCAAAAGAAACCTATCAACTCAAATAAAGGGCCTTCTAGAGTTACCAACAAAAACACTCCTTCAACCAATTTCAAGGCTGTGAAAGCTCCTGCAAAACTTTCGTCAGAATTGTCTGATGGAAATGGAATTGATGAAAAATCTGTTCATGTGGTCAAGGAAATTGATATTGTGGATGGATCCTCAAATGGTGCTCAGAGTGTAGGAAGTGAAGATGAAAGTAATGAAACAGTTGATGTTGAAGTAAAAGTTGAGCATGAAGATAATGCAGCCATGCAATCAAAAATTGAGGAAATGGAAGTGCGAATTGAAAAGCTAGAAGAGGAACTAAGAGAAGTTGCTGCACTTGAGGTGTCACTTTATTCTGTGGTACCAGAGCATGGGAGCTCAGCGCACAAAGTGCACACACCTGCTCGTCGCCTTTCTAGGTTATATATACATGCTTGTAAGCATTGGACCCAAGACCGGCGGGCGACAATTGCCAAGAATACTGTTTCTGGCCTTATTTTGGTGGCCAAATCTTGTGGTAATGATGTTTCAAG GTTAACTTACTGGTTGTCAAATACTGTTGTGCTGAGAGAGATACTTTCACAAGCCTTTGGGAGCTCATTTCAAACTAGCCACCTTGTGAGGTTAGCCGAGTCAAATGGGAAGTCTACAGCACTGAAATGGAAAGTTGGCTCCATTGGCAAACAAGGAAAGGGCTTTGTGAAGTTTGTTGAAGATTGGCAAGAGACAGGAACATTCGGATCTGCACTAGAAAGAGTAGAATCATGGATATTCTCTCGGCTAGTGGAATCAGTATGGTGGCAG GCCTTGACTCCTTATATGCAGTCTCCAGTTGGAGACTCGTCAAATAAGTCCATTGGGAGGCTTTGGGGACCTTCCCTAGGTGATCAGAAGCAAGGGAGCTTTTCCATGAATCTATGGAGAAATGCTTTTCAAGATGCTTTTCAGCGGCTCTGTCCTGTTCGAGCAGGAGGTCATGAGTGTGGTTGTTTGCCTGTTTTGGCTAGAATG GTCATGGAACAGTGCATAGCTAGACTAGATGTAGCAATGTTCAATGCAATTCTTCGGGAGTCAGCACTTGAGATCCCAACTGATCCTGTATCAGATCCTATTGTGGATTCGAAGGTTTTGCCAATTCCCGCAGGAGATTTGAGCTTTGGTTCTGGTGCACAGATGAAAAATTCT GTTGGCAATTGGTCTCGATGGCTTACTGATATGTTCGGCATGGATGTTGAAGATTGTCTGCAAGATCAGGAGAGTGGTGAGAACGATGAGAGCAGGGACAACGATAGCAAACCTAAATCTTTTCTCCTCCTTAACGATTTGAGTGACCTTCTAATGCTCCCAAAGGATATGCTTATGGATAAACAAGTCAGACGAGAG GTATGTCCATCCATCACCCTTTCGTTGATTATACGGGTGCTCTGCAACTTCACTCCTGATGAGTTCTGTCCAGATCCTGTTCCAGGAATTGTGCTGGAATCTCTGCATGAGGAG TTTATGGCGGAGAGGAAGTTGTCACCAGAATCTGCTAGGAGTTTCCCGTATGCGGCTGCTCCTGTTTTCTACGTTCCTCCCTCCTCGGCTAACGTGGCGGAGAAAGTTGCAGAGGCCGGAGGAAAGTCTCACCTAGAGAGGAATGCCTCAGCCGTTCAGAAGAGAGGATATACCAGTGATGAAGAACTGGAGGAACTTGATTCCCCTCTTACATCCATCATTGATAAGATGCCTTCATCTCCTACAGTTACTGCTAATGGAGAAGGCCATCACAACGAGCAAGGAAGTATCACAAATGTTAGATATCAACTCCTTCGAGAAGTCTGGTCCACGTGA
- the LOC107645448 gene encoding uncharacterized protein LOC107645448 isoform X2, with protein MKVNEMVASESKNKVVDGHSSDMEKERNDGNEEVSDTETVKDSVSSQGDSFTNEDDENSEKASKDPKSKVRVAPIEGNRRLRERSDRKTNKQAAKVSNGNQKKPINSNKGPSRVTNKNTPSTNFKAVKAPAKLSSELSDGNGIDEKSVHVVKEIDIVDGSSNGAQSVGSEDESNETVDVEVKVEHEDNAAMQSKIEEMEVRIEKLEEELREVAALEVSLYSVVPEHGSSAHKVHTPARRLSRLYIHACKHWTQDRRATIAKNTVSGLILVAKSCGNDVSRLTYWLSNTVVLREILSQAFGSSFQTSHLVRLAESNGKSTALKWKVGSIGKQGKGFVKFVEDWQETGTFGSALERVESWIFSRLVESVWWQALTPYMQSPVGDSSNKSIGRLWGPSLGDQKQGSFSMNLWRNAFQDAFQRLCPVRAGGHECGCLPVLARMVMEQCIARLDVAMFNAILRESALEIPTDPVSDPIVDSKVLPIPAGDLSFGSGAQMKNSVGNWSRWLTDMFGMDVEDCLQDQESGENDESRDNDSKPKSFLLLNDLSDLLMLPKDMLMDKQVRREVCPSITLSLIIRVLCNFTPDEFCPDPVPGIVLESLHEEFMAERKLSPESARSFPYAAAPVFYVPPSSANVAEKVAEAGGKSHLERNASAVQKRGYTSDEELEELDSPLTSIIDKMPSSPTVTANGEGHHNEQGSITNVRYQLLREVWST; from the exons ATGAAAGTTAATGAAATGGTAGCTAGTGAAAGCAAAAATAAAGTAGTTGATGGTCATTCCAGCGATATGGAGAAAGAGCGAAATGATGGGAATGAAGAAGTGTCAGATACGGAGACAGTAAAGGATTCAGTATCATCACAAGGTGATTCTTTCACAAATGAGGATGATGAAAATTCTGAAAAAGCTTCTAAAGATCCCAAAAGTAAGGTTAGAGTAGCTCCTATAGAAGGCAATCGTCGATTAAGGGAGAGATCTGATAGAAAAACTAATAAACAAGCAGCAAAGGTATCCAATGGTAATCAAAAGAAACCTATCAACTCAAATAAAGGGCCTTCTAGAGTTACCAACAAAAACACTCCTTCAACCAATTTCAAGGCTGTGAAAGCTCCTGCAAAACTTTCGTCAGAATTGTCTGATGGAAATGGAATTGATGAAAAATCTGTTCATGTGGTCAAGGAAATTGATATTGTGGATGGATCCTCAAATGGTGCTCAGAGTGTAGGAAGTGAAGATGAAAGTAATGAAACAGTTGATGTTGAAGTAAAAGTTGAGCATGAAGATAATGCAGCCATGCAATCAAAAATTGAGGAAATGGAAGTGCGAATTGAAAAGCTAGAAGAGGAACTAAGAGAAGTTGCTGCACTTGAGGTGTCACTTTATTCTGTGGTACCAGAGCATGGGAGCTCAGCGCACAAAGTGCACACACCTGCTCGTCGCCTTTCTAGGTTATATATACATGCTTGTAAGCATTGGACCCAAGACCGGCGGGCGACAATTGCCAAGAATACTGTTTCTGGCCTTATTTTGGTGGCCAAATCTTGTGGTAATGATGTTTCAAG GTTAACTTACTGGTTGTCAAATACTGTTGTGCTGAGAGAGATACTTTCACAAGCCTTTGGGAGCTCATTTCAAACTAGCCACCTTGTGAGGTTAGCCGAGTCAAATGGGAAGTCTACAGCACTGAAATGGAAAGTTGGCTCCATTGGCAAACAAGGAAAGGGCTTTGTGAAGTTTGTTGAAGATTGGCAAGAGACAGGAACATTCGGATCTGCACTAGAAAGAGTAGAATCATGGATATTCTCTCGGCTAGTGGAATCAGTATGGTGGCAG GCCTTGACTCCTTATATGCAGTCTCCAGTTGGAGACTCGTCAAATAAGTCCATTGGGAGGCTTTGGGGACCTTCCCTAGGTGATCAGAAGCAAGGGAGCTTTTCCATGAATCTATGGAGAAATGCTTTTCAAGATGCTTTTCAGCGGCTCTGTCCTGTTCGAGCAGGAGGTCATGAGTGTGGTTGTTTGCCTGTTTTGGCTAGAATG GTCATGGAACAGTGCATAGCTAGACTAGATGTAGCAATGTTCAATGCAATTCTTCGGGAGTCAGCACTTGAGATCCCAACTGATCCTGTATCAGATCCTATTGTGGATTCGAAGGTTTTGCCAATTCCCGCAGGAGATTTGAGCTTTGGTTCTGGTGCACAGATGAAAAATTCT GTTGGCAATTGGTCTCGATGGCTTACTGATATGTTCGGCATGGATGTTGAAGATTGTCTGCAAGATCAGGAGAGTGGTGAGAACGATGAGAGCAGGGACAACGATAGCAAACCTAAATCTTTTCTCCTCCTTAACGATTTGAGTGACCTTCTAATGCTCCCAAAGGATATGCTTATGGATAAACAAGTCAGACGAGAG GTATGTCCATCCATCACCCTTTCGTTGATTATACGGGTGCTCTGCAACTTCACTCCTGATGAGTTCTGTCCAGATCCTGTTCCAGGAATTGTGCTGGAATCTCTGCATGAGGAG TTTATGGCGGAGAGGAAGTTGTCACCAGAATCTGCTAGGAGTTTCCCGTATGCGGCTGCTCCTGTTTTCTACGTTCCTCCCTCCTCGGCTAACGTGGCGGAGAAAGTTGCAGAGGCCGGAGGAAAGTCTCACCTAGAGAGGAATGCCTCAGCCGTTCAGAAGAGAGGATATACCAGTGATGAAGAACTGGAGGAACTTGATTCCCCTCTTACATCCATCATTGATAAGATGCCTTCATCTCCTACAGTTACTGCTAATGGAGAAGGCCATCACAACGAGCAAGGAAGTATCACAAATGTTAGATATCAACTCCTTCGAGAAGTCTGGTCCACGTGA
- the LOC107645450 gene encoding probably inactive leucine-rich repeat receptor-like protein kinase At5g06940 has product MATTKFCTYPLFLLLLLLSLTFAFFIKLSSSSSEVDTLLSFKASIEDSKNALSTWSNTTSTHHCNWTGISCSISTTPPSVTSISLQSLNLSGDISASICDLPSLSYLNLADNIFNQPIPLHLSQCSSLETLNISNNLIWGTIPSQISQFSSLKVLDFSKNKIEGIIPDTLGSLKNLQVLNMGSNLLSGSVPVIFGNLTKLEVLDLSMNPTLESEIPHDIGELKNLKQLMLQGSSLQGEIPPSFVGLLGLTHLDLSENNLTGKVPQELSSSLKNLVSFDVSQNKLSGPFPSGICRGLIIHLSLHTNAFTGLIPNNSIGECKSLERFQVQNNGFSGNLPSALWSLPKVKLIRAENNRFSGQIPESVSEASQLEQVQLDNNTFSGKIPQGLGLVKSLYRFSASLNHFYGEIPPNFCDSPVMSIVNLSHNSLSGQIPELNKCRKLVSLSLADNSLTGEIPSSLAELPVLTYIDLSDNNLTGPIPEGLQNLKLALFNVSFNDLSGKVPYSLISGLPASFLEGNPGLCGPGLDNSCSDEVGRHKNGGITTLTCALISLAFVAGTAIVAGGFVLYRRSCKGNNEVGVWRSVFFYPLRITEHDLLIGMNEKSSMGNGGIFGRVYVMNLPSGELVAVKKLVNFRNQSSKSLKSEVKTLAKIRHKNIVKILGFCHSDESVFLIYEFLNEGSLRDLISRPDFKLEWSVRLRIAIGVAQGLAYLHKDYAPRLLHRNVKSSNILLDANFEPKLTDFALDRVLGEAAFQSTLDSEAPSSCYIAPEYGYSKKATEQLDVYSFGVVLLELVSGRQAEKAESSESIIDIVKWVRRKVNIANGVQQILDQRISSTTCHQEMVGALDIALRCTTVVPEKRPSMVEVVKSLQSLELRTCIANLQDQPPNEEHSNIPI; this is encoded by the exons ATGGCTACTACTAAATTCTGTACATACCccttattccttcttcttcttcttctctctcttacctTTGCATTCTTTATCAAGCTTAGTTCATCATCATCAGAGGTTGACACCCTTCTGTCCTTCAAGGCCTCCATTGAAGACTCCAAGAATGCCTTGTCAACTTGGTCAAACACTACATCAACACACCACTGTAACTGGACTGGAATCTCATGCTCCATTAGCACAACCCCACCTTCTGTAACTTCAATCAGccttcaaagtttgaatctttctggTGATATCTCAGCTTCCATATGTGACCTTCCAAGTTTGTCTTATCTCAACCTTGCTGACAACATCTTCAACCAACCCATACCTCTTCATCTTTCACAGTGCAGCTCACTGGAGACTCTTAACATCAGCAACAACCTCATATGGGGAACTATCCCATCTCAGATTTCTCAGTTTTCTTCTCTCAAAGTTCTTGACTTCAGCAAAAACAAAATTGAAGGAATCATCCCTGATACCTTAGGCTCACTAAAGAATCTCCAAGTACTTAACATGGGGAGCAACTTGCTCTCAGGTTCTGTTCCTGTTATCTTTGGAAACTTAACCAAGCTTGAGGTTCTTGATTTGTCTATGAATCCAACCTTGGAGAGTGAGATTCCACATGACATTGGTGAACTCAAGAACCTGAAGCAGCTTATGCTGCAGGGTTCTTCACTCCAAGGAGAAATTCCACCTTCTTTTGTGGGATTACTTGGCTTAACTCATTTAGATCTCTCTGAGAACAATCTCACAGGTAAAGTTCCTCAAgaactttcttcttctctcaagAACCTTGTTTCCTTTGATGTCTCACAGAACAAGCTCTCAGGGCCATTTCCAAGTGGAATTTGCAGAGGCCTTATAATACATCTCAGCCTCCACACAAATGCATTCACTGGTTTAATACCAAACAATTCCATTGGTGAATGCAAGAGTCTTGAGAGGTTCCAAGTTCAAAACAATGGTTTTTCTGGTAACTTACCTTCTGCATTGTGGTCATTGCCAAAAGTGAAGCTCATTAGAGCTGAGAACAACAGATTCTCAGGTCAAATACCTGAATCAGTATCTGAAGCTTCACAATTGGAGCAAGTTCAGCTTGACAACAACACCTTCTCTGGCAAAATTCCTCAAGGTCTTGGCCTTGTTAAGAGCTTATACAGATTCTCAGCATCACTCAACCACTTCTATGGTGAAATCCCACCAAATTTTTGTGACTCACCAGTTATGAGCATTGTGAACCTCTCACACAATTCTCTCTCTGGTCAAATCCCAGAACTGAATAAATGCAGGAAGCTAGTTTCACTTTCTTTGGCTGATAATAGTTTAACCGGAGAAATACCTTCTTCTCTTGCTGAGCTTCCAGTGTTGACTTACATTGACCTCTCAGATAACAACCTCACTGGTCCAATCCCAGAAGGGCTTCAGAATCTGAAGCTTGCACTTTTCAATGTTTCCTTCAATGATCTTTCAGGTAAAGTACCATATTCCTTGATTTCAGGTCTTCCTGCTTCATTCTTGGAAGGAAATCCTGGTCTTTGTGGCCCTGGATTGGACAATTCTTGTTCTGATGAAGTTGGAAGACACAAAAATGGTGGCATTACAACCTTAACATGTGCATTGATCTCCTTAGCCTTTGTTGCTGGTACTGCCATTGTTGCTGGTGGCTTTGTATTGTATAGGAGATCATGTAAGGGAAACAATGAAGTAGGTGTTTGGAGATCAGTGTTCTTCTATCCCCTCAGGATCACTGAGCATGATCTCCTCATAGGAATGAATGAGAAGAGTTCAATGGGAAATGGTGGCATTTTCGGAAGAGTTTATGTTATGAACTTGCCAAGTGGTGAACTTGTTGCTGTGAAGAAGTTAGTGAATTTTAGGAATCAGTCCTCAAAGAGTTTGAAATCCGAGGTCAAGACTCTGGCAAAGATTAGGCACAAGAACATTGTTAAGATTCTGGGGTTCTGCCACTCTGATGAGTCAGTTTTTcttatctatgagttcttgaatGAAGGGAGCTTAAGGGATTTGATTTCGAGACCGGATTTTAAGCTGGAGTGGAGTGTTAGGTTGAGGATTGCCATTGGAGTTGCTCAGGGACTTGCATATCTTCACAAGGACTACGCGCCACGATTGCTTCACCGCAATGTCAAGTCCAGTAACATTCTTTTGGATGCAAACTTTGAGCCAAAGCTCACAGATTTTGCTCTTGATAGAGTTCTTGGAGAAGCTGCATTTCAGTCTACTTTGGATTCTGAAGCACCATCTTCCTGCTACATTGCACCAG AATATGGTTACAGCAAGAAAGCCACTGAACAATTAGATGTGTATAGCTTTGGTGTTGTATTGCTAGAGCTAGTGAGTGGAAGACAAGCTGAGAAAGCAGAATCAAGTGAATCCATTATTGACATAGTGAAGTGGGTTAGGAGGAAAGTGAATATAGCAAATGGGGTGCAACAAATTCTTGATCAAAGAATATCATCAACTACATGCCACCAAGAAATGGTTGGAGCCTTAGACATTGCTCTCCGTTGCACCACAGTGGTTCCTGAGAAGAGGCCATCAATGGTGGAAGTTGTGAAGTCTCTTCAGTCCCTTGAGTTAAGGACTTGCATTGCAAACTTGCAAGATCAACCACCAAATGAGGAACACTCCAATATTCCAATCTGA
- the LOC107646277 gene encoding uncharacterized protein LOC107646277 → MASSSPYIIVLVYPNFRMRNGDNGVTFECDDPILFLTQRVNTLSNLKCLILSRLGGTETMEIGRVAYRLLSPMGNGIFRFRLFRLQDDEHVQVMFDIHGRIMVEQVMELSAEVEHSGDDPFVHSTYVQDDRPLAPPPIHVAVPLDQAEECKEESDEDYVTDSGGSDLSDSGDENECVPETPVPTAARYVLPPPLSIPALLVVPSHYHSLDLDAMHERTPFLDTGEEDYNLDGGVEFRVGHKFRSREAVLQGVKNYSIWRSAEYRVIESDRLKYHMQCRQADNGSLRVALRQNLGYW, encoded by the coding sequence ATGGCTAGTAGTAGTCCGTACATAATTGTGCTTGTGTATCCCAATTTCCGTATGAGAAACGGCGACAATGGAGTGACATTTGAGTGCGATGATCCGATATTGTTTCTCACTCAACGTGTGAATACGTTGTCGAATTTGAAATGTTTGATATTGAGCAGGCTTGGTGGTACAGAAACGATGGAGATCGGAAGGGTGGCGTATAGGTTGCTGTCCCCCATGGGTAACGGAATCTTCCGATTTCGACTATTCCGACTACAAGACGACGAGCATGTGCAAGTGATGTTTGACATCCATGGGAGGATCATGGTGGAGCAAGTGATGGAGCTGTCTGCAGAGGTGGAACACAGCGGCGATGATCCTTTTGTACACTCGACCTATGTGCAGGACGACCGACCCCTCGCACCACCGCCCATTCATGTCGCTGTTCCATTGGATCAGGCCGAGGAGTGCAAGGAGGAGTCGGACGAGGATTACGTGACGGACAGTGGGGGTAGCGACTTGTCCGATAGTGGGGATGAGAATGAGTGTGTTCCGGAGACACCCGTTCCTACTGCGGCCCGCTACGTCCTGCCTCCACCTCTTTCAATACCGGCGCTTTTGGTAGTTCCGTCTCACTATCACAGTCTGGATTTGGACGCCATGCATGAGAGGACTCCGTTTCTTGACACGGGTGAAGAGGATTACAACCTAGACGGCGGTGTAGAGTTTCGGGTCGGCCACAAGTTTAGAAGCCGGGAGGCAGTACTTCAGGGTGTCAAGAACTACAGTATTTGGAGGAGTGCGGAGTACCGAGTGATCGAATCAGACCGGTTAAAGTACCATATGCAGTGCCGTCAAGCTGATAATGGGAGCCTCCGTGTGGCCCTTCGTCAGAACCTCGGATACTGGTAA